ACCGAGCTTCCGGTCACGGTCTACTCGGACCCGTCGTACCCGGGGCTGGAGAGCAGCCCGTTCGTGGCGACGCCGATCTCCCGGGAATCGTTGTCGGTCTTCGACAACGGCATCGGCATCGAGCGCGTCGACTGGGTGCGCGACGGCGTGATCAACGCACTGAGCTATTCGCGTGCCGATGCCGCCGAATTTGGTGCCGCCCCCACGGTGGGCGCCGATAACCTCGTCATGACCGGGGGAGGCAGCCAGACGCTGGAGCAGATGATCGCCGCCACCGAGAACGGTCTGCTGCTGACCACGCTGTGGTACATCCGCGAGGTGGACCCGACCACGCTGCTGCTGACCGGGCTCACCCGCGACGGGGTGTACCTGGTGCGCGACGGCCAGATCACCGGCGCCGTCAACAACTTCCGCTTCAACGAGAGCCCGATCGATCTGCTGCGGCGCGTCTCGCAGGTGGGCGTCACCGAGTACACGCTGCCGCGCGAGTGGAGCGACTACGCCACCCGCCAGGCCATGCCGGCACTGCGGATTCCGGATTTCCACATGTCGTCGGTCAGCGCGGCGCAGTAAGGGGGCCGCTTAGCGGTCTCCACAGAACCTTCACAAAAGGTTCCAGCCATCCCCACAAGCGTCAAATAACCTGTTCATGTGCCCAGCCAGCGAAGAATCTTGGTTGTCGACGACGAGCCGACGATCTGTGCGTCCATATCCGCGCGGCTTTGCGCCGAGGGGTATGCGGTAGACACCGAGGACAACGGCCTCGACGCGGTGCGGCATTGCCGCGAAACCCCGCCGGATCTGATGGTGCTCGACGTCATGCTGCCCGGCCTCGATGGGCTGGAGGTCTGCCGCCAGGTGCAGGCGCAGGCGCCGATCCCGGTGCTGATGCTCACCGCGCGCGGCACCGAAACCGACATGTTGGTGGGCCTGGGAGTGGGGGCCGACGACTACCTGCCCAAGCCGTTCAGCATGCGGGTGTTGGTGGCCCGGGTGGCCGCCCTGCTGCGCCGCGCCGAGCGGGTCGCGCCGCCGAGCACCGATGTGCGCATTGGGCAGGTGCGCATCGACGTGTCCGAGCGCCGCGTGTACCACCGGGACGACGAGGTGCACCTGACGCGCACCGAGTTCGATCTGCTGGCCTATCTGGCCGATAACCCGCGGGTGGCGATCAGCCGCGACCGGCTGCTGGATCAGGTGTGGGGCTGGAGCGAGGGGCTGCCGTCGGGCCGGCGCACCGTAGACAGCCACATCAAGGCGTTGCGCCGCAAGCTCGGCCAGGAGCTGATCCGCACCGTGCACGGCATCGGATACGCGTTGGAGGTACCGCGATGAGCCAACTGCTGGAACTGCTGCCGCGACCGCTGGATCCGTTGCGCTCCTTCAAGTTCAAGACGGCGGTGCTGGTGGGGGTGGCGCTGCTGATCGCCACGTGTCTGCTGTGGATCACCGCCGAGTGGAAGCTTCGGTACGCGCTCACGCTGGCGTTGTTCGTGTCGTTCGGGGTGACGTGGTTTCTGGCGCACGGTATGACCTCGCCGCTGCGGGATATGACGGCGGCGGCGCGTTCGATGGCCCAGGGCGACTACTCGCGCCGGATTCGCTCCACCTCACGCGATGAAGTGGGTCAACTGGCAACGGCTTTCAACCACATGGCCGCCGAGCTGCAATCCGCTGAGAAGTACCGCCGTGAGTTGGTGGGCAACGTCTCCCACGAGCTGCGCACACCGATCACGGCGCTGCAGGCGGTGCTGGAGAACATCGTCGACGGGGTGGCCGAGCCGGACCCGGCGACGCTGAAAACCGCACTGGCACAGACCGAACGGCTGGGCCGGCTGGTCGATGACTTGCTGGATCTGTCGAAGCTCGAGAACGGATCGGTTCCGGTGCAACGCGAACCGTTCGCGGTGCGCGAGTTCGTCGATGACGCGGTGGCCGAGGCGAAGACGACCGGACGCCAGGTGCGTTACCACGTGACCGTCGAGCCGTTCGATTTGGCGGCGGTCGCCGACACCGCGCGGCTGCACCAGGTGGTGGCCAACCTGCTGGACAACGCTTCCCGGCACAGCCCGCCCGGGGGACAGGTGTCGGTGTTCGCGCGCACCGAGAACGACGCACTGCTGCTGGAGATCGCCGACACCGGGCCCGGCATCGCACCGCACGAAAGATCACGAGTGTTCGAGCGATTCACCCACGGGGGATCGCGCGACGGCGGCACCGGTTTGGGGCTGGCCATCGCGCAGTGGGCCGTCGATTTGCATGGCGGCCGTATCGAAATCGTGGACGCGCCCGGCTGCCGGGTGCGCGTCACATTGCCGCAGTTCGACAACGAGGAGGGGAATTCATGACCACTGGTTCGATAGTGCCGCCGCCGTATCCGATTCCGGGGGCGCCGGCCGAGGCCGCAGTGCCGCCCGTGCCGCGCCCGCCGGTACCGATCTTCGGGCCGCCGTCGCGGTTTATGACGGCCTGGCCCCGGGACATCCGCTCGAAGATGACCCAGGGGGCGCTGCTCAGCGGTATCGGGGCGGGTCTAGTGGGGGCGCTGTGCTGGCGCTCGTCACTTCCGGGTCTGGGCTGGACGCTGACGGCGTTCGCGGTGGCCCTTGCGGCCTTCGCAACACAGAAGGTGCAGTGGACGCCCACCCGTGTCGGCGCGCTAGTGCTCGCGCTGTGCCTGGCGGTGGTGCCGACCGTGCGGGACGCGGGATGGCTTGTCGCGCTGTGTGTCCTGACGTCGCTGGCGTTGTTCGTGTACGCGCTGGCTCCGGCGCGGACGTGGACGGGACTGATCTACGGGCAGTTCGTGATGCTGAGGGCACCGTTCCGTGTGGCGGGCTGGATGCGCCGCGGCACCCGCACCATGTCGCGGGGTCGCAAGATCAACCCAGACCGGGCGGCCATCGTCGTGCTGATCACGCTCGGCCTGGTGGCGGCGTTCGGGGCGCTGCTGGCCGACGCCGACGCGCGGTTCAACGCGTTGATCAGCGGGGTCTTGCCGTTCGTGTCCTTCGGCGATGTGGTTGGCCGGGTCGTCGTCGGCGTGCTGGTCGGTGGGTTCGCCTTGGGCGCCATCTACGTGCTGTCCAAGCCGCCGAGCTTTGACCGATTGGCGCCGACCGAGCCCAAGAAGCTGCCGCGCTGGGAGTGGAGCTTGCCGCTGGCCGCGCTGAATCTGCTGTTCATCGCGTTTGTGGGCGTGCAAATTTCGATGCTGTTCGGGGGAGACGAGCACGTGCAGGTCACTGAGGGGTTGACCTACGCAGAGTATGCGCGCCAGGGCTTTTGGCAGCTGCTGTTCGTCACCATCCTGGTGCTGGGGGTGATCGCAGTGGCGATCCGCGTCGCGGGGCGCGAGGATGCGCGTGACCGGCTGTACCTACGGGTGCTGATCGGCGGGCTGTGCCTGACCACGCTGGTGATCGTGGCCTCGGCCATTCACCGGATGTCGTTGTACGAGAAGGCGTATGGGTTCAGTGTGGAGCGGCTGCTGGTGCGCTGGATCGAGCTGGGCATGGCCGTGGTGTTGGTGCTGATTCTGGTGGCGGGCATCCGGATGAGTGCGCGGTGGCTGCCCACCGCTGTGGTGGCGGTCGGTTCGTTCGGGATGCTCGGGTTGGCGATCTTCAACCCGGAAAGCTATATCGCGCAGCGTAACGTCGAGTTCTTCCAGCAGACCGGCAAGATCGACCAGTGGTACATGGGGAGCTTGTCGTCCGACGCATTCGCGGCGACGAAGTCGCTACCCGAGGACGTACGGGACTGCGTGCAGGGCAAGATTGCGTATCACCTGCGGGAGACTGCGCCCTGGTACGAGTACAACGTGAGCCGGGAGAAGATCCGGGCTGCCGAGGTCAAGGCAGCGTCGTGCAACCTGGATTACGACCACAGGTGACCTGGCTTCCAGGGGCTTGGCAGGGGATCGGCTAGAGTCGTGACCTGCTGGGGGCGGTAGCTCAGTTGGTTAGAGCCGTGGACTCATAATCCATTGGTCGCGGGTTCGAGCCCCGCCCGCCCTACAAACAGAGGTGTATGACGTCGGGTGATGCTTGGCGTTTCTGTGTCGGGTGAGGTTTACGGCGTTTCGGCTGATGCTTTTACACGTGGTTCGGTTGATCCTTGACACTCCCTAAATGAGGGAGTTGAGCGTGGTCGAGCAGCGGTATCAGGCCGTGTTGGCCGTGATCAGCGACGGTTTGTCGGTTTCGCAGGTCGCCTCGAAGGTGAGGGTTTCTCGGCAGAGGCTGTATGCCTGGTTGGCCCGGTATGAGGCGCAGGGCCTGGAGGGTTTGGCGGATCGGTCGCGTCGGCGGAAGGGCTGTCCGCATCAGATGCCAGCGGCGGGGGCAAGACCGAGCGGTTTCACCGAAGCCGAGTTCCTCAGCACCGCAGCGCCTTTCCTCACCTCAAGACCAACGGTCCAAGCTGAATCTGACTCCAGTCAATTGACAATTTTCCTCGCCCCCGGTCCCACTACATCAACGAGTGGCTGATGAACTATCGCAATGTGTTCGATAGCAGAAATCTGAGACCCGGAGCAGGTGAGCTGCCTTTCAAATTCGCTCATAGCTGGCCCCGCGCAACGATCTGTCGAACGTCGATGCCAACTCGATAGTTGCGGTGACTGTCGCAGATGATTCCTGTCATTTTCTTATTCCGCGCAATGCGATTCAGCAGTGCTGATTGGAGAAGGATTTCCGCTGATCGCGTAATGGTGTAAACGTCTTCGGCATCGTATGAGAAGACGGGTTCGTGCTTGATTCGATTGTACGTATCTCGGAAAATCTTTGACCACACATCTAGATCTCCAACAAACTCCTTGAAAGCCGAGCCGGCGAACTTCGCAAGACATTGCGTCAAACTTCCGTTTGGTTTCCCTGCCCACGCCACTCCAGCTCTGCGATGAATCTCTGACCAATAGTCAATCGCAGCGGCAATCTCCATGCATCGGGTTTCCACTGCCAGGCCGCGTCCGAAGCGGTAAATCTTGCTGATTGGCCCAGTTGCACGTCCGTGCTTGCGTGATAACTCAATCCAGCCGTCTACCCCTCTAATTCCGCCAATCTGCGAAAGGTTGAATACTGGATATTTATTCATTGATTTTGGTGCTTCGCTCCCCGGCGGAACCGTCATAATGCGGCTAATCCAGAGTTCAGGAGACCGTGAGAAAACACTCTCTTGCTTCAGCTCGATATCTGCTGTGCCGACGTCGGCAACTACGAAGCCTTCGTAAGCCATGTTGATGAGGTCTTGCACGGCAAGAATAGGCTCAAGGTGATCCTCCCATTGTCTCGGCTTCGTGCTCTTGGTGACAACTGCCAACGGATTCTTGAGCACTCGGACGTCATCTGGCCCTGAAACTGACCAATGAGACGAGAAGGACACTTCAATTCCGCGCCGTACCGGCGCTGTAATCTCTTTTGATGGACGAAGTTTGGCATCTACAGATTTGGAACGGCCTACTGCGTCGGTGTGCCTCTTCATTGCCACGCCGCCTATACCCGACCAGAACATTACTCTAGGGAAAGTCACAAGCATTCTTGTCAGTTTCTCGCTAGCGACGTTGCGCAAATTCACGTTTGAGAGAACTGACTGCAATCGATAAGATTCTGAGGAAGACCTAACGCCACCGATGTTGCTGTTACTGCTAATTCCAGAGATATCGTAGAACACGGCGCCGGCGGGTTTAGTTGAACCATATATGACTCGTGGAATTTCTCGGCTGGCGGTCGAGGCTGTATACGGATCAAGATTTGTCACCGTCT
The nucleotide sequence above comes from Mycobacteroides saopaulense. Encoded proteins:
- a CDS encoding response regulator transcription factor, whose product is MVVDDEPTICASISARLCAEGYAVDTEDNGLDAVRHCRETPPDLMVLDVMLPGLDGLEVCRQVQAQAPIPVLMLTARGTETDMLVGLGVGADDYLPKPFSMRVLVARVAALLRRAERVAPPSTDVRIGQVRIDVSERRVYHRDDEVHLTRTEFDLLAYLADNPRVAISRDRLLDQVWGWSEGLPSGRRTVDSHIKALRRKLGQELIRTVHGIGYALEVPR
- a CDS encoding sensor histidine kinase — its product is MSQLLELLPRPLDPLRSFKFKTAVLVGVALLIATCLLWITAEWKLRYALTLALFVSFGVTWFLAHGMTSPLRDMTAAARSMAQGDYSRRIRSTSRDEVGQLATAFNHMAAELQSAEKYRRELVGNVSHELRTPITALQAVLENIVDGVAEPDPATLKTALAQTERLGRLVDDLLDLSKLENGSVPVQREPFAVREFVDDAVAEAKTTGRQVRYHVTVEPFDLAAVADTARLHQVVANLLDNASRHSPPGGQVSVFARTENDALLLEIADTGPGIAPHERSRVFERFTHGGSRDGGTGLGLAIAQWAVDLHGGRIEIVDAPGCRVRVTLPQFDNEEGNS
- a CDS encoding DUF4153 domain-containing protein, with amino-acid sequence MTTGSIVPPPYPIPGAPAEAAVPPVPRPPVPIFGPPSRFMTAWPRDIRSKMTQGALLSGIGAGLVGALCWRSSLPGLGWTLTAFAVALAAFATQKVQWTPTRVGALVLALCLAVVPTVRDAGWLVALCVLTSLALFVYALAPARTWTGLIYGQFVMLRAPFRVAGWMRRGTRTMSRGRKINPDRAAIVVLITLGLVAAFGALLADADARFNALISGVLPFVSFGDVVGRVVVGVLVGGFALGAIYVLSKPPSFDRLAPTEPKKLPRWEWSLPLAALNLLFIAFVGVQISMLFGGDEHVQVTEGLTYAEYARQGFWQLLFVTILVLGVIAVAIRVAGREDARDRLYLRVLIGGLCLTTLVIVASAIHRMSLYEKAYGFSVERLLVRWIELGMAVVLVLILVAGIRMSARWLPTAVVAVGSFGMLGLAIFNPESYIAQRNVEFFQQTGKIDQWYMGSLSSDAFAATKSLPEDVRDCVQGKIAYHLRETAPWYEYNVSREKIRAAEVKAASCNLDYDHR
- a CDS encoding ApeA N-terminal domain 1-containing protein, with product MADELQDILNGTTGQFWTDLDKVLNYEEAANGHVELKDDRLIHIETVTNLDPYTASTASREIPRVIYGSTKPAGAVFYDISGISSNSNIGGVRSSSESYRLQSVLSNVNLRNVASEKLTRMLVTFPRVMFWSGIGGVAMKRHTDAVGRSKSVDAKLRPSKEITAPVRRGIEVSFSSHWSVSGPDDVRVLKNPLAVVTKSTKPRQWEDHLEPILAVQDLINMAYEGFVVADVGTADIELKQESVFSRSPELWISRIMTVPPGSEAPKSMNKYPVFNLSQIGGIRGVDGWIELSRKHGRATGPISKIYRFGRGLAVETRCMEIAAAIDYWSEIHRRAGVAWAGKPNGSLTQCLAKFAGSAFKEFVGDLDVWSKIFRDTYNRIKHEPVFSYDAEDVYTITRSAEILLQSALLNRIARNKKMTGIICDSHRNYRVGIDVRQIVARGQL